The following coding sequences are from one Polynucleobacter sp. JS-JIR-II-50 window:
- a CDS encoding DUF2779 domain-containing protein, producing the protein MASLSKSKIISHRQCPKRLWLQINRPELIQISAATQVRFDEGNKVGDIARQNHPGGVFIETLNRAEAIAQTKEAVSKHQTIFEGAFFEENVMIRADLLFPEKDGYRLVEVKSSTGVKSYHVDDVTVQSWVMEKAGCSPTSMALAYINNKFVYQGDGNYEGLFAEADLSNQVKPNMSQVQSWVDAAEITLASPVEPAIVPGEQCTDPFTCDFIAYCSPPEEGVEYPVEILPYGKVIASELRGDGYKDLREVPADRLSNPKHLKVHASTLSGNAVLEQEAISQIQALPYPRYYLDFETIGFAVPIWAGTRPYMQLPFQWSCHIEQTDGSMAHKEFLDLSGDDPREMFAKTMIEAVSKDGPVIVYNAGFEGARIKELAATFPHLASGLLAIPERFFDLLPIARNYYYHPDMKGSWSIKDVLPTIAPELDYANLEVSDGAMAQEAYKEAIHSQTTPERKEKVREAMLKYCEQDTMAMLNIVHAWSLDKP; encoded by the coding sequence ATGGCAAGTCTTAGCAAGTCAAAGATCATTTCCCACCGTCAGTGTCCTAAACGCCTATGGCTACAAATAAATCGGCCTGAGCTCATCCAAATTAGCGCAGCAACCCAGGTTAGATTTGATGAGGGCAACAAAGTTGGAGATATTGCTCGCCAGAATCATCCTGGCGGAGTCTTTATAGAGACTCTTAATCGTGCAGAGGCTATCGCCCAAACTAAAGAGGCTGTATCGAAACACCAAACAATTTTCGAAGGTGCCTTCTTCGAGGAGAATGTCATGATTCGCGCAGATTTACTCTTCCCTGAAAAAGATGGATATCGTCTAGTGGAAGTCAAATCTTCTACTGGCGTGAAGAGCTACCATGTTGATGATGTAACAGTTCAAAGTTGGGTCATGGAGAAGGCGGGTTGTTCGCCAACGAGTATGGCCTTAGCTTATATCAATAATAAATTTGTCTATCAAGGCGATGGAAATTACGAAGGTTTATTTGCTGAGGCTGATTTATCAAACCAGGTAAAGCCGAATATGTCTCAAGTGCAGTCTTGGGTTGACGCCGCCGAAATAACCTTAGCTTCCCCAGTTGAGCCCGCGATTGTGCCTGGAGAACAATGTACAGATCCATTTACCTGTGACTTTATTGCCTATTGCTCTCCGCCTGAAGAGGGCGTGGAGTATCCAGTGGAAATCTTGCCCTACGGCAAAGTAATTGCTTCCGAATTAAGGGGTGATGGCTACAAAGATTTGCGCGAAGTACCTGCGGATCGTTTAAGTAATCCAAAACATCTTAAGGTTCATGCGTCAACCCTGAGCGGGAATGCTGTCTTGGAGCAAGAGGCAATTTCACAAATACAGGCCTTGCCATACCCACGCTATTACCTTGATTTTGAGACCATTGGTTTTGCAGTACCGATTTGGGCAGGCACACGCCCCTATATGCAGCTCCCGTTTCAGTGGTCATGCCATATCGAGCAGACCGATGGATCAATGGCCCATAAAGAATTTTTAGATCTTTCGGGAGATGACCCCCGGGAAATGTTTGCAAAAACAATGATAGAGGCTGTCTCTAAAGATGGACCCGTAATTGTTTACAACGCTGGATTTGAGGGTGCGCGTATTAAAGAGTTGGCCGCAACCTTTCCGCATCTCGCTTCAGGGCTATTGGCTATTCCTGAGCGCTTCTTTGATTTACTACCAATAGCGCGTAATTATTACTACCATCCCGATATGAAGGGTTCTTGGTCAATCAAAGACGTCCTGCCCACAATTGCACCTGAATTGGACTATGCAAATCTAGAGGTTAGTGATGGGGCCATGGCGCAAGAAGCTTATAAAGAAGCTATTCATAGCCAAACTACTCCAGAGCGAAAAGAGAAGGTGCGGGAGGCTATGCTCAAGTATTGCGAGCAAGATACGATGGCAATGTTAAATATTGTGCACGCTTGGTCGCTTGATAAGCCTTAA
- a CDS encoding sigma factor-like helix-turn-helix DNA-binding protein, producing the protein MPNNKNAFSNRLATSNAPSQTSHTLQEVADIMEISKERVRQIEAKALNKIRQRFLLNGFTQNNLLNN; encoded by the coding sequence ATGCCCAACAACAAAAATGCCTTTAGTAATCGACTCGCTACCAGTAATGCACCTAGCCAAACGAGCCACACCCTTCAAGAGGTTGCAGACATAATGGAAATTTCTAAGGAGCGGGTCAGACAAATTGAGGCAAAAGCGCTTAATAAGATTAGACAGCGATTTCTACTGAATGGTTTTACTCAAAATAATCTTCTCAATAATTAA
- a CDS encoding HD domain-containing protein, whose product MNQFVSALTFSSTKHRDQRRKDVEASPYINHPIALVDVLVNEGSVLNWDVLCAALLHDTIEDTETTAEELTKAFGKNVASIVLEVTDDKALPKAERKLQQIAHAPHSSHEAKLVKLADKICNLRDILASPPSGWDTKRKQEYFEWAAAVVAGIRGTNSKLEKVFDALVKKGRAEYQTEIGK is encoded by the coding sequence ATTAATCAATTTGTATCGGCTCTAACATTCTCATCAACCAAGCACCGAGATCAACGTCGCAAGGATGTTGAGGCTTCGCCATATATAAATCACCCAATTGCCTTAGTAGATGTTCTTGTTAATGAGGGAAGCGTTCTAAATTGGGATGTCCTTTGCGCTGCCTTGTTGCATGACACAATCGAAGACACTGAAACTACGGCTGAAGAGTTAACTAAAGCATTCGGAAAAAACGTAGCCTCAATCGTTTTAGAAGTTACGGACGATAAGGCGCTACCTAAGGCTGAGCGCAAGCTGCAGCAAATTGCACACGCCCCTCATTCATCTCATGAGGCTAAGTTAGTTAAACTTGCCGATAAGATTTGCAATCTTCGGGATATCTTGGCTTCACCCCCAAGTGGTTGGGATACCAAAAGGAAGCAGGAATACTTTGAATGGGCGGCTGCTGTGGTTGCTGGAATTAGAGGGACGAACTCCAAGTTAGAGAAAGTTTTTGATGCTTTAGTTAAAAAAGGCAGGGCCGAGTATCAAACTGAGATCGGCAAGTAA
- a CDS encoding YafY family protein produces MSDMERLHRIKYMIQQRKCVPREDFLDELEISPATFKRDLEYLRSRLKASIVYDRFMGGYKFENPDQVDKIEMPGLWFSEKEATALVLMQHLLSSLDQGGLIGPHIEPLTAIIDGILGQSETSAKELRKRIKVIGMGSRKNSIENFSEIGAALLKRNRLEIDYYSKGKGEDTKREISPQRLIYYRENWYLDAYCHMRNDLRSFAIDGIRSAVLTNKKAQEVAEKDCHEHFAESYGIFSGKATQRAKLRFTPEHARWVAGEHWHGQQVGSFDKDGYYNLEFDYNQDPELIMDILKHGSGVEVISPVSLKNKVKAELERAFKIYK; encoded by the coding sequence ATGAGTGATATGGAAAGACTGCATCGCATTAAGTACATGATTCAGCAACGTAAATGCGTGCCTAGGGAAGACTTCCTTGATGAGCTTGAGATATCACCCGCCACCTTTAAGCGTGACCTTGAGTACCTCCGTAGCCGCTTAAAGGCGTCTATTGTTTATGACCGCTTTATGGGCGGGTATAAGTTTGAGAATCCAGATCAAGTAGACAAGATTGAGATGCCTGGGCTTTGGTTCTCTGAAAAAGAAGCGACCGCTTTAGTTTTGATGCAGCACTTGCTTTCATCTTTGGATCAGGGCGGATTGATTGGCCCGCACATAGAACCGCTTACTGCCATCATTGATGGCATTCTGGGTCAAAGCGAAACCTCAGCCAAAGAACTGCGTAAACGTATTAAGGTAATTGGCATGGGTTCGCGCAAGAACTCGATTGAGAACTTCTCTGAGATTGGCGCAGCCCTCCTTAAACGTAACCGCCTTGAAATTGACTATTACTCAAAGGGCAAAGGCGAGGATACGAAGCGAGAGATTTCCCCCCAACGGCTCATCTACTACCGTGAAAATTGGTACTTAGATGCTTACTGCCATATGCGCAATGACTTGCGTAGCTTTGCAATTGATGGGATTCGCAGTGCCGTGTTAACCAATAAGAAAGCCCAGGAAGTAGCCGAAAAGGACTGTCATGAGCACTTTGCCGAGAGTTATGGAATCTTCTCGGGCAAAGCCACACAAAGAGCTAAGCTTCGATTTACTCCAGAGCATGCGCGTTGGGTAGCTGGCGAACATTGGCATGGGCAGCAAGTCGGAAGCTTTGATAAGGATGGCTATTACAACCTTGAGTTTGACTACAACCAAGATCCAGAACTAATCATGGATATCCTTAAACACGGATCCGGAGTTGAAGTGATTAGTCCGGTAAGTCTAAAAAATAAAGTTAAAGCGGAGCTTGAGAGGGCATTTAAAATATATAAATAG
- the tilS gene encoding tRNA lysidine(34) synthetase TilS: MASSRKSQQSPKPGKRIAVALSGGLDSVVLLDTVCKAQAKVAAPNKNQIYAFHIHHGLQKSADEWLIFCEKLAKKYKIHFDFRLLHLNTEEAKGNVEARARAGRYEALADLCEEYGIEDLLLAHHQNDQAETVLLQLLRGSGVAGLSGMPTSRGVTSKQNLTLWRPLLNQSRQELEAYAKEHKLQWIEDPSNQDTKYRRNAVRKRIIPALEKIQPEALANMARSAELLGEAQTLLNRLATQDGKSILNKDQLKVAPLLNLAKDDLPAANNVLRYWLQTQQLAMPSQERLQAWWRDLAKVKADAKLEWLHDETKIYLWRGALQVSNSEEGRWVLKTLPANSKQMGLPADWVKTAQENNQITLRERLGSEKIQIKPRTPRKTLKNLYQEADIPPWERQAPLLYINDELIAVAGIGLSYPHLTSAGRRVLPEWVQNPVK; encoded by the coding sequence ATGGCAAGTTCAAGGAAATCACAGCAAAGCCCTAAGCCGGGAAAACGAATTGCGGTTGCCTTAAGTGGCGGCCTCGATTCGGTTGTGTTACTCGACACGGTTTGCAAAGCGCAAGCTAAGGTAGCAGCACCAAACAAAAACCAAATTTATGCCTTTCATATTCATCATGGTTTACAAAAATCAGCAGATGAGTGGTTAATCTTTTGTGAGAAGCTAGCAAAAAAATATAAGATCCATTTTGATTTCAGACTACTTCACCTCAACACCGAAGAAGCTAAAGGTAATGTCGAGGCAAGGGCAAGAGCAGGGCGTTACGAAGCCCTTGCCGACCTCTGTGAAGAATATGGCATCGAAGATTTACTCTTGGCCCATCACCAAAACGATCAAGCAGAAACCGTTCTCCTGCAGCTCCTGCGGGGGTCTGGCGTAGCTGGCTTATCCGGTATGCCAACAAGTAGGGGAGTTACAAGCAAGCAAAATCTCACCCTATGGCGACCACTTTTAAATCAAAGTAGACAAGAGCTTGAGGCTTACGCAAAAGAACATAAGCTCCAATGGATTGAAGATCCCAGCAATCAAGATACAAAATATCGCCGTAATGCCGTTCGCAAAAGAATCATTCCAGCACTAGAAAAGATTCAACCAGAAGCATTGGCTAATATGGCCCGCAGTGCAGAGCTTCTTGGCGAAGCACAAACACTACTTAACCGACTAGCAACACAAGATGGCAAAAGTATTCTCAATAAAGATCAATTGAAAGTAGCGCCCTTACTCAATTTAGCTAAAGATGACTTACCAGCAGCAAACAATGTCTTGCGCTATTGGTTGCAAACGCAACAGTTGGCGATGCCATCTCAAGAGCGCCTACAAGCCTGGTGGCGTGATCTCGCTAAAGTCAAAGCAGATGCCAAATTAGAGTGGTTGCATGACGAGACAAAAATCTACCTATGGCGTGGGGCACTGCAAGTATCCAATTCAGAAGAAGGGCGTTGGGTTCTCAAAACATTACCAGCGAATTCCAAGCAAATGGGTCTGCCAGCAGATTGGGTAAAAACTGCCCAAGAGAACAATCAAATTACCCTCAGGGAGCGCCTAGGCTCAGAGAAGATCCAGATTAAGCCTAGGACGCCCCGTAAAACCCTTAAAAACCTCTACCAGGAGGCTGATATCCCACCCTGGGAGCGTCAGGCACCCTTGCTCTATATCAACGATGAATTGATCGCCGTGGCGGGTATAGGGCTGAGTTACCCACATCTCACATCCGCCGGAAGGCGAGTACTCCCGGAATGGGTGCAAAACCCTGTAAAATAA
- a CDS encoding aspartate kinase, with product MALIVHKYGGTSMGSTERIANVAKRVAKWMRAGHQVVVVPSAMSGETNRLLGLAKEINPDANPRELDQIASTGEQVSSGLLALALIREGIDAVSYAGWQVTVHTDSAFTKARIKSIESDKILKDLNAGRAVVVTGFQGVDPNGNITTLGRGGSDTSAVAMAAALKADECLIYTDVDGVYTTDPRVCEDARRLDKITFEEMLEMASLGSKVLQIRSVEFAGKYKVKTRVLSSLTDPLMPLDIEMKSGTLITFEEDSTMEAAVISGIAFARDEAKITVLGVPDRPGIAYQILGPIADANIDVDMIIQNQSVEGKTDFTFTVPRSDYQKALDLLKNTVQAHIEAKEISGDPKVSKVSVVGVGMRSHVGIASKMFRTLSEEGINILMISTSEIKISVVIDEKYMELAVRALHKAFELDQK from the coding sequence ATGGCTCTTATCGTTCATAAGTATGGCGGCACCTCAATGGGCTCAACTGAGCGCATTGCCAATGTTGCCAAGCGCGTTGCCAAATGGATGCGTGCAGGACACCAAGTAGTTGTTGTGCCTTCAGCCATGTCTGGAGAAACCAATCGCTTACTCGGCCTTGCAAAAGAAATTAATCCGGATGCAAACCCGCGCGAGTTAGATCAAATTGCATCTACTGGTGAGCAGGTTAGCTCTGGCCTATTAGCACTGGCATTAATCCGTGAGGGTATCGATGCGGTGAGTTACGCTGGTTGGCAAGTAACGGTACACACGGATTCTGCATTTACCAAAGCGCGCATCAAGAGTATTGAGAGTGACAAGATTCTCAAAGACCTTAATGCTGGTCGTGCGGTTGTTGTTACTGGTTTCCAGGGCGTTGATCCTAACGGCAATATCACGACCTTAGGTCGTGGTGGCTCGGATACCTCAGCAGTTGCCATGGCAGCAGCTCTGAAAGCTGATGAGTGCTTAATCTACACAGACGTTGATGGTGTGTACACAACCGACCCACGTGTCTGTGAAGATGCACGTCGCTTAGACAAGATTACCTTTGAAGAGATGCTGGAAATGGCAAGCTTAGGTTCAAAGGTATTGCAGATTCGTTCAGTGGAGTTTGCAGGTAAGTACAAAGTTAAAACCCGGGTTCTGTCTTCTTTGACGGACCCATTGATGCCTTTAGACATCGAGATGAAGTCGGGCACCTTGATTACATTTGAAGAGGACAGCACTATGGAAGCCGCAGTTATTTCCGGCATCGCCTTTGCGCGTGATGAAGCGAAGATTACCGTTCTTGGAGTTCCTGATCGTCCAGGTATTGCGTATCAAATTCTTGGTCCGATTGCGGATGCCAATATCGATGTGGATATGATTATTCAGAACCAATCGGTTGAAGGTAAAACAGACTTTACTTTTACTGTGCCGCGTTCTGATTATCAAAAAGCATTGGACTTGCTCAAGAACACCGTGCAAGCGCACATCGAAGCAAAAGAAATCTCTGGCGATCCAAAGGTCTCTAAAGTTTCAGTAGTCGGCGTTGGTATGCGTTCCCATGTTGGCATTGCCAGCAAGATGTTCCGCACTTTGTCGGAAGAGGGCATCAACATCTTGATGATCTCTACTAGCGAAATCAAGATCTCTGTGGTCATTGATGAAAAATACATGGAATTAGCTGTACGCGCCTTGCACAAAGCATTTGAACTGGATCAGAAGTAA